The segment CACCGGATCGATGACAAGGTCCCCACCTTCTTGGCGAATACCCAAGCAATTTGAGATTAATTGATTCATATAAATTCCAGGTCCACTGGAATAAATTCGCCATCCACCTTTAACTGCTACCGATCCATCTCGTAATTTTTCAAAGTTTTCTTGTGCATCGTAACGGGTGTTGAATTTACCATCTGAACTACTAAAATAGGCATTGCTTTGTCTTATTTCTGCATTTGGTACTACCTGCTGGATGCCAATTGGATTAATCATTTGTAATCCGTTCCAAACTTCATCTGCTTTACCAAGCTTTGCCATTGCTTCTACGAAACGAATATGTGCATGAACATATTGTAAACCAATCTCACGCCCAAAGTTAGATGCTGTTTCTGCACGTTGGAAATGCTTGCTCACTCCACCTTCATAATTGGCTGGGCGATTCATCAAACGAACACCATCAGGACAGTATAATTTTTCTTTGATTAACTGATAATGTGCCTCCGCCTCTTCTGGTGTTAGCAATTCACTAATCATACTTCTTTGCATTGGCAATAGACGATAGTTAATTCCTGTCTTTGTATCTTCTGGGTGTAGCATCATTTCTGCTTGATTTGGGTCTTCCAAATAGACGAAGCCAGGTATAATACCGGATTTTAACATGTATTTTTTAAAGTCTTTCTCAATTCCGACTGTTACCTCTTTTAGTTCTGCAGCATACTGATCATCTACCCCTGTAATCGCCTTAGACAAATTCGAAATGGCTTGATAGGTTAGGGCTACTGTCCAGCTACTTACCATGTATTCCTTTAATTGTTTATTGGCTGGTTGGAGTGTATCGTCCCAATCTCCATCCCCGTACGATGATAGATACGTATCATGTAAGAAATGCTGTTTAATATATTCAATTTCTTTTTTCGCATGTTCGTAAATCGTTTCTTTTTCTTCTGTTAAAGCAAAACCATTGGAACGCATGGAATAAGGTACTTTTTCTTGAAGAATTTCATAATCCTTCGTTGTGACAAGATAATCTCCTAATACCTTTAATGGCCACACAATAATATCGCCGTGACTTTCACCCGCTTGGATATTCGAATATTTATCAAACATAAACCACTGCGGCCAGTTACCATCCTCAGCAAATTGGTGGGAGTACACGGTTTTAATGATTTCTTTAACAGATTCATAGTTTTGGGTTGCCATGAAATACTCGGTAGGTCCTTGACAAACATCACGTGTTCCCCAAGCTGCACCACTATACTGCTCTAATCCGTGAGGTACAGAAAAATGGACAAGCATATTATGTGTATACCACCAAGCTAGAGCATTCACTTTATTTAAGTCATCTGGGAATTGTCCTTGCTTGGACAATTGGAATCCATTCATTACTTTGCGATAGTAGTTGCGATATCGCTCTATCTCCACAGAAGCTGAGCGGTCCTCAAAAGGTAATACTTCATCATTTAATAATCCCTGAACCGTCATCTCCCACGATGGTGCAGCATCTAGCTCAAAGACGACAAGAGAAGCAGACTGTGGGATAACGTTAGTCGCAATACTTTGTTCATCCTTCACTTGGAAGGTTGCACCGTCCATTTTTATTCGATAGGCTAAATTCGGATAGACGTTAGCTGGCATGGAAGATGGATCAGCTTTAACAGTCAATACCTGTCCTTCTCGATTAATATGGAATGGTACTTCGTATTCATTTGGATGCATGACAACTTGATTTGTAACAAGATAACGATAAGATTTACCACTCATAGTACTCATTTGCATTCTTACTTCTGGTGTATCAACTGTTGTATAGGTTGTTATCACAAATGTCTCTGTTTTTGTTTTGTAATACCACCGAGAATAGTTAAAACCAATCTCATATAAAGACGGTATTGTTAGTAAATGGTAAGTTTTATCGATTTCAACGTAGATCCGCTGACCAGATGTTTTACTAATATTTAGTGGACTACGTGCATTTGTCAGCAACTTGTTGAAGCTTGTATTTCCCACAACAAGTTGCGCATTAAAGATCCCATACATCCAAGAAGTTGATGTAATGGTATTTTCTTTAAGTCGTTCGTTGTTCCCAGACATAATAATGTGACCGTGAGGACGCTCTACACGTAATTCCTTCTCCTTCAAAACCACATGTTCATGCGTATCCGTAAAGAACGATAATAGTATTTCACCGTCCCACTCCTCTTGATGACGCTTAGGATAATGGTTATTAATCTCTTCAGCTGTCATAGGCTCCGTATCAAGAGGCGCACCAATATTTTTTGCTCTGGATACTTTTTCAGAAATCGACGCTGTGTTCAGTGGTTTACCTTCAATTTGATTCCAAGCATCCAAAACAATTTGATCAAATTCTAATTCTGTGATAGCTGATTGATGATTTTCTTTAAATAACCCATAAAAAGTAAATCGACGATTTCCTGATAAAGTCACTTTTTCCGTTTGTAGTGCAGTATAAGCAAATTCGTATTGATAAACTTCATTTGCTAGTGTTGGCTTTGTTAAGATTTCTGGTTCATTTGTTTCTTTATATTTTTTACCAAAAAATTGGAAACCATCTGTTGAATAAGCAACTACTTTTGTTAACGCCCCTTGCTGTAAATAAGGGAAGCCCCCGGACTGCTGTTGGTTCTGTCTAGAACATACTACGTAACCTTTTTGGTTATCTTCAAAAACTTTGTGATCAACATACTGAGAAACGTACGCTTCGTTATTCCGAATTGCTCCTTTATCAGCTAGCCCGATATCCTGCCCATAAACAACATCTATTACTTTATTTTGTCCGTTTACATTCACATCCCAAAACCAAACACCGAGCTCTGTTAGATAAAAATAAACCTGGTAGTCAATTCCTTCCACCGAACCAGTCCACTTCACATGGTCGCTAGCAAAAGCAACTTCACTAGTAGACTGCACACCAAGTAATGGATATGCTTTTACTGCATCAGCGTGATGAATTCGTAAATAAAGATTGTTAAGGGACCCATCAATTGGATTTGAAATTAACTGATTAACCATAATGGACTTATAAGTTGACTCAAATACATCACCACTATTTAAAAAAGAAAAATGAAGATCCCCTGCTGATAACATTACGGTAGACTCTTGCTCTTTTATCATGTCTTCTCCTCCTAGCTGTTCGTTATTAATTGAAACTGTGCGCTTTGTCCTTCTTGACTATTTGGACCAACAAAGATTATAAATTCACCATCATCACTTCGATAAGCTAAATCTTGATGATAATAACGAAGCTGCTCTTCAGTAACCGTAAATGTTATTTCTTGCTCCTCACCTGGCTCAAGGTGGATTTTTCGAAAGTCTTTTAGTTCTTTTAACGGTCTTACGACTTCCGCAACCACATCACGGATATAGAGCTGAACGACTTCTTCTCCTGCTACGGAACCTTTGTTTTTCACATTAATGGAAACCTTTAGTTCCTCATTTTCCTTCAATTGTTCTTGTGATAGCTTTAGTGCATCATAAGAAAAATCTGTATAGCTTAAGCCAAATCCAAATGGTAGCAACGGCTCATTTGGTATATCTAAATATTGCGATACGTAACGATTTTCTGTATATCCAATTACTTGTGGCCGTCCTGTATTGAAATGATTATAATACACAGGAACCTGCCCCACACTGTATGGAAACGACATGGTTAAACGCCCAGATGGATTTACATCACCATACAACAGGTCAGCAATTGCGCGGCCACCTTCGGTTCCTGGGTACCAAGCTTCTAATACTGCATCTGATTGATCGATCACTCCATGCAAATCAAGTGGTCGTCCGTTAAATAGAACTGTTACTATTGGTTTATTTAACTTCTTCATGTTGTTAATTAACTCAAGCTGAGCTTCTAGAAGGCGTATATCAGCACGACACCCTGCTTCCCCACTCATATAGGAAGGTTCTCCGAGAGCTAATACGATGACATCAGCTTCTTTAGCTGCCTCTGTTGCTTCTTCAAGCTGTGCCTCCGTCACTTCTTTAAGACCACTACCCTCAGCAACAACCAAATTTTCTGGACAAACCTTACGAAGCAATCCTTGTTCCACCGTCACAGCAGCTTCTTTTGAACCATGCCATGACCACGGTCCGAGAATGTCACCATTTTTGGCGAATGGTCCGATTAATGCAATTTTTTGTTCGGGTTTCAATGGTAACGTCTGTTCATTTTTTAATAAGACACAAGATTTGGTTGCAAGCTTATGGGCAACTTCTCGATGTGCTTCACTCATTACTACCTCTGCTTCTAGTTCTTCATTTGCTCCACGAAGCGGATTTTCGAATAAATTAAGCTTCTCTTTTAATTCCAAAATTCGCAAAACAGCTTCGTCAATAAGAGATTCTGATACAGCACCTTCCTCGACGAGGCTGTGTAGATGTTTTGAGTAGCAAGCTGTCATCATTTCAATATCCACACCAGCATTAATCGCCAGTAAAGCTGCATCTTTTTGGTAAGCCGCCACACCGTGGGGAATAAGCTCCTTGACGGCTCCCCAATCCGAAATCATAACACCATTAAAT is part of the Bacillaceae bacterium S4-13-56 genome and harbors:
- a CDS encoding cellobiose phosphorylase; protein product: MIKEQESTVMLSAGDLHFSFLNSGDVFESTYKSIMVNQLISNPIDGSLNNLYLRIHHADAVKAYPLLGVQSTSEVAFASDHVKWTGSVEGIDYQVYFYLTELGVWFWDVNVNGQNKVIDVVYGQDIGLADKGAIRNNEAYVSQYVDHKVFEDNQKGYVVCSRQNQQQSGGFPYLQQGALTKVVAYSTDGFQFFGKKYKETNEPEILTKPTLANEVYQYEFAYTALQTEKVTLSGNRRFTFYGLFKENHQSAITELEFDQIVLDAWNQIEGKPLNTASISEKVSRAKNIGAPLDTEPMTAEEINNHYPKRHQEEWDGEILLSFFTDTHEHVVLKEKELRVERPHGHIIMSGNNERLKENTITSTSWMYGIFNAQLVVGNTSFNKLLTNARSPLNISKTSGQRIYVEIDKTYHLLTIPSLYEIGFNYSRWYYKTKTETFVITTYTTVDTPEVRMQMSTMSGKSYRYLVTNQVVMHPNEYEVPFHINREGQVLTVKADPSSMPANVYPNLAYRIKMDGATFQVKDEQSIATNVIPQSASLVVFELDAAPSWEMTVQGLLNDEVLPFEDRSASVEIERYRNYYRKVMNGFQLSKQGQFPDDLNKVNALAWWYTHNMLVHFSVPHGLEQYSGAAWGTRDVCQGPTEYFMATQNYESVKEIIKTVYSHQFAEDGNWPQWFMFDKYSNIQAGESHGDIIVWPLKVLGDYLVTTKDYEILQEKVPYSMRSNGFALTEEKETIYEHAKKEIEYIKQHFLHDTYLSSYGDGDWDDTLQPANKQLKEYMVSSWTVALTYQAISNLSKAITGVDDQYAAELKEVTVGIEKDFKKYMLKSGIIPGFVYLEDPNQAEMMLHPEDTKTGINYRLLPMQRSMISELLTPEEAEAHYQLIKEKLYCPDGVRLMNRPANYEGGVSKHFQRAETASNFGREIGLQYVHAHIRFVEAMAKLGKADEVWNGLQMINPIGIQQVVPNAEIRQSNAYFSSSDGKFNTRYDAQENFEKLRDGSVAVKGGWRIYSSGPGIYMNQLISNCLGIRQEGGDLVIDPVLNKDFDGLTFDYHFNQKPISVVYHIGEGEKQVLINGKPVETTGQVKNRYREGGFRIARDVIEVTLNQEVNVLDVYS
- a CDS encoding glycoside hydrolase family 3 N-terminal domain-containing protein; the protein is MTNKKITDLIQKMTLKEKIDQLIQLATFFYEGAFDKGEITGPMEDIGIDKDTIYNSGSVLGASGAKQVITIQKEHLKKNRLGIPLLIMADIVHGFKTIFPVPLAIGCSWDEDLAEKSAAIAAKEAAVSGVHVTFAPMVDLVRDPRWGRVMESTGEDPYLNSVFARAFVRGFQGSDLKNDPNSVAACVKHFAAYGAPEGGRDYNTVNMSERQLREFYLPAYKAALDEGCEMVMTSFNTVDGVPATGNKKLMRDLLRDEWGFNGVMISDWGAVKELIPHGVAAYQKDAALLAINAGVDIEMMTACYSKHLHSLVEEGAVSESLIDEAVLRILELKEKLNLFENPLRGANEELEAEVVMSEAHREVAHKLATKSCVLLKNEQTLPLKPEQKIALIGPFAKNGDILGPWSWHGSKEAAVTVEQGLLRKVCPENLVVAEGSGLKEVTEAQLEEATEAAKEADVIVLALGEPSYMSGEAGCRADIRLLEAQLELINNMKKLNKPIVTVLFNGRPLDLHGVIDQSDAVLEAWYPGTEGGRAIADLLYGDVNPSGRLTMSFPYSVGQVPVYYNHFNTGRPQVIGYTENRYVSQYLDIPNEPLLPFGFGLSYTDFSYDALKLSQEQLKENEELKVSINVKNKGSVAGEEVVQLYIRDVVAEVVRPLKELKDFRKIHLEPGEEQEITFTVTEEQLRYYHQDLAYRSDDGEFIIFVGPNSQEGQSAQFQLITNS